In Schistocerca serialis cubense isolate TAMUIC-IGC-003099 chromosome 8, iqSchSeri2.2, whole genome shotgun sequence, one genomic interval encodes:
- the LOC126416615 gene encoding uncharacterized protein LOC126416615 yields MSRKKPWEMTTLWVSPKTRESEVAPSKWPKNWERNGNVKTWSSAKCKNRRNGGRVFVSDITHKKWRQNSCENHALFKKCFEKIEDKESTSDAFWDLADFNGQNANLVGQMELTGVKRRYPEKRKHDFLSACHNSSILTSTWHHLGECFRGCR; encoded by the exons ATGTCGAGGAAGAAACCTTGGGAAATGACAACACTGTGG GTTAGTCCAAAAACCAGAGAAAGTGAAGTGGCTCCATCTAAATGGCCAAAAAACTGGGAGAGAAATGGAAATGTCAAAACTTGGTCTTCAGCCAAAtgcaaaaacagaagaaatggagGAAGAGTTTTTGTATCAGATATAACCCATAAAAAATGGAGGCAAAATTCATGTGAAAATCATGCTTTGTTCAAGAAATGTttcgaaaaaattgaagataaagaaTCCACTTCTGATGCATTTTGGGATTTGGCTGATTTTAATGGTCAAAATGCAAACCTTGTGGGGCAAATGGAATTGACTGGAGTAAAGAGAAG GTATCCAGAAAAGAGAAAGCATGACTTTTTATCAG CTTGTCACAACAGCAGCATCTTAACGTCGACAT GGCACCATCTTGGTGAGTGCTTCAGAGG ATGCAGATAG